ATCGCCGAGAGGGTAGATTATtgatatttcatatatcatatatatcttatatatttaattttaattgtcatagaaataaaaatggtaagatatttgtatatatgtatatgtatatatgtttgtatgtacgtTTGGAACGTTTTATAGAGGTTATATATTTTGAGGTTAATTCTCTCACGTGGACTCGTTCACATTTACACTAGaacctattattattattcgaaatagaTCGATTTGTAACACATTATGCTTCAATATGTAAATTTGAGTAACAATTTTATgcatgtattattttttacaggaAGAAGTTAATCCAAAAGCATATCCCTTAGCAGATGCAGCTCTAACCGCTAAAATTTTAAATCTTGTAAAACAAGCTGTCGATTATCAGCAATTAAGGAAGGGTGCGAATGAAGCAGCGAAAACTTTAAATCGTGGCCTTTCAGAATTTATTGTAATGGCTGCAGATGCTACACCACTAGAAATTCTCTTGCATTTACCATTGTTATGCGAAGATAAGAATGTACCTTATGTCTTCGTCCGTAGTAAACAAGCTTTAGGTCGTGCTTGCGGAGTATCCAGGCCAGTTGTGGCCTGTTCTGTTACAGTTAATGAAGGATCTCAATTGAAGCCACAAATACAAGCTATACAACAACAAATAGAACGTCTATTGGTTTAAATTAGATCTCTGTTCATTGTACAATCATATTCAATTCAAGCATCGATTTTCTGACTTGCTTGCGTAAGAACAGATATTTTTGTCACATGTGCCTCATTTACTTGTCTGATGTAACagtaattattaatcgtattgaaattttcaataaacaaTAGCAAAATTCTCTTTGATCTTCGAAACTAGTATagattttttaagatatacacattttctctttgtatatacAGTATTAGACATTAATGGCCGTTGAAGTGGTTCTTTTaacatttcaaattatataaataatttagaataaCTTCATAAGAACATTATTtcacttttaaatatttcagaattaaaatatatctaataaaagtACTTTTCTCAGAGATCATTTTTTAGTTTTTggatttatttaagaaaataatatgtttatttttagataataattttatttttatttctatattatcaatataaataaataattacattttgttatagtgggaataaaaaattattagttaaAACAAGGTAGCACGTTTAAAGTCCAATTATCGTGCCAACGAATATCCTGAAATTTAAGCAattcattttgaaattttttatgaatctttttttgtgATTCATTAACGGGAAATTGTAGAAACCATGATTTCAACTGTGCAgccaattctttttcatttgagAAAACATAACTATTTTCATTGTCTTTCACCAGTTCTGataaactaaaaaaattataatcaattataatgaaattgtattatttgatcatatacatatgcatacacgTGTATGCGTATAATAGATACcatgcaaaattatatgcgCAAACGGGAAGGCCACATCCAAACATATCAACCACTTTCATTGGTAAATCTAATCCACTGGAAGATGTATGAAGACATATACCTAAATCTGCACTagctatagaaaatattaaattttgaaaataattaacttCATCTTAAGagatcgtaaaataattttttctatcatgTAATATTTCAACAGACCCAACATTTTGGGATATTCTTCATTCTCAAGCCACGGCATGATAATTGTAACATGTTTCCATtcctttaaatttataatggaagtataaaattctttgaagGGTCCTTTACCCGTTATTACACATAACAAATCTGATAGATGTGCATCCTTCTCATCACAAGCACTTTCGTATTCtacaattaaaaagaacatGAAGAACTATATaatggtatatatattaaaatattatattaagtaCTATCCAAAAATGTACCTTGTAAAGCATTTATAAGAATTGAAAAATCCTCATCTTCTGTCCAACTTGAGCTGGATATAATGAAGCCTGGTCTtacagataataaatttacattttctgCTGTACTCTCGGTAAAAAGCGTAGAATTTGTTTCCTTTCCACGAAAGATGTTATACTTTTTACTTAATTCTAACAAAAACTCATGTTTATCTGTTAATGAAATTGGTTTAAAATAACTTGCTGGACGATCATACAAAACGTGTGCtctaaaaaagaagtaatgcAATTTTACTAgaaattataaacgaaaaCAGATGTTTCTTCTAATATAACTTCTTTAATGATACAAACTCGATTCCCCATTGCTTTTGCAAATACTCTTTCATAGCTTTAGTGacacaaaaattataatacgattTGCTTCCAAAATATATCTCAATGAACTTTGCTATTTTCACAATAACATGATCCTTTTTTAAGCTTAATGCCATTAAGGAATGTGCGAAGTTATGCCAGTCAATGATGAACTTGGCTTCACTCAATATACTAAAAAACCAACATATTGGAATCGTAGGTATAGCTGGTggattttgtattaaaatgtAACTCGATATatgtttagaaaataatataaacgataacGTAACACTTTGCCACAGTACTTTTACGATATAATGCAAAACTGTAGGTAAAACTgaaacattagaaaaaaagtgcGTACAGTCCATGTATAgtttaataattgatttatttttataaaaggatTGCTGATAAAAAGAATCATACTATTTTCCAATGATGGAGGGTGTggaagataatatatatttatacgtggATTATCTTTGATTTCGTTTAACGGAGACGAACCCGGATAACCTATAAAATCGACGTTGAAACCTTCCTTTGCAAAGGATAATGCGTGATACTGCATTCGTGGACTTCTGCCCAAATCTCCAAGAACAATAATGCATacattcttactttttttgcGACAGTTAATCCATAATCtacgtattattaatattatcaataatatccCACACAGCAAGTATAATACGTTCATTATAATTTGATATGTCGAACCGGTACGAAAGTGACAACATCAACATATGTAAGTGAACTCATAAAATCACAGATTAAACAATTACATCATGTCcacaaacattttttataaatattactgaCACGTATATCTATGACGCATAGTTAGGATAATAATATCtgctttttattaatacgatcaaatctaagaaaatttcatattcttttattgTCATTGGCTAACGAATTATATCTGTTAGCTTTATTGGTTAACAAgttatttacttctttttatcttatataataattatatattaatctaattattttataaaggtACAATTAAAAAAGCGTAGAAATTCTAATCAACTTTAAACAAGATTCGGTACCTTAAAGATATTTCATGTACATTAGgatcatttatatttgataatctCGTATAAATATGAGATTGTAGGAATCAAAGAAATGCACAATTACAAacgttagatttatttatttgaaaagtgTACGATCGAGATATACGATATAACTATAAATTGTTATACCTGAAATGGCTCAGTAATAAAATGGTATTAAAAGGATCTGTTTCCGCTTacataagaattatatataggGCCTGCTTATCGATGTTACACTTTTAAGAACGATTTCGTCTTTGACGATACAATGTAAGCTTTGTTAATGAATAAGGcaggtaaagaagaagaagaagaagaaaaagaagaaaaaaaaagcaaacaaacacAGTGATTACGAATTAGGCGCCATATCTCTTATCGGTGGGTGAGAAGAACGAGACGTAGCGCTTAAAGCAGCTACTTCCGTTTCCCTTTTCGGCCATTACGGTCCTTAGCAGAAGACGTTAGACGGGGAGTGGATCTTCCCGTGAGATGTTTGAAGAAAGTTTTGTTATCTCGGCTCGTGGAGGAGCTACGAAGAGATAAAAGGGATATTGTAGgtgtaaaatatatgaagGATTGAAGTTGgttaaaaaatcgaaaagaggTTATGTCGTTCGCATTCGAGTTACCGAATGATGGCGGTCGTCGCATTCACGGTCACACGGCGCGTTTAAACGGAGCGCCGCACGCGCGTTCGCGTCACGTGGTGACCACCCACGTTTCGGATTTGTAAGTAAACAAGGagggaagaaaatatttgtgtcCGAGGAACCGACGTGCGTATATAAACGTTGGCCGACCCTGCGTCCTGATTAACTTTCGACGaggcaagaaagaaaaaagaacagagaaacCGAGTGAGAGAAACACGTCTTTCCTAATCAAACGTTTATTTCGCCGACGAGGGGTAATAGGTGCGCGCGAGTGTTTGCCTGTGTGCgaggtgtatgtgtgtgtttatacgttcccctcttctttcctcgtgcgtatgcgtgtgtacgtatgtatatatataatatagagatatatatatatatatatgtatgtatgatgcatatatatatatatcctgcTTCggtaatatatttacacaccGGGTTATACACGGCGTCgacgaaaagaaggaaaagaagttcTATATAAGAATAGTTGAcgtattaatgattaaattctAAAAGTTGAACGCGTAAATGATGTCATCTACTTGGATGGATcctgtaaaatttatattttctctctatcttctctttacttttcattctctacgttccctctctctctctctctctttcgttcactTTATGTGCGTGCTCGCCCGCACGTTTATGTGTTGGTGTGTATCTGAGCGCCTCTGGTGTGCTCCCTCTCTATCCTACTACACACGTCCGTCtgtctttccgtctctctaaCACCCTATTCCTACTGCCCTTCGTTCTATCCGTCTCTTCATTCGTCAACTCTTTCGTATATCTACCTATTCGTCTATTTAGTCGATTTACCTATCTCTTCGAGCAAagaatctttctctcctatctCTAGCGACCTATCTATCCGCTACTgccgtgtctctctctttctctctctcgcacacacacactatctctctctctctctctctctctctctcactcactcactcactcattctccATCTCGTTcgctccctcttctctctctctctctctctctctctctccctccttccgTCTTGTTCGAgagctcgttcgctcgcttgctcgttcgctcgctcgctcgctcgctcgctcggtACTATGTCTACGTACTCTCGCACTCAGGAGAGCGACGCGTGGGCCCTCCTGGCACTGAAGTCGGCACCGGCCAGTCCGACGAAGATGCAGTGGAATCCAGAGGCAAAGGGTGCGCCGATCGCGCGACTCGAAGGTCGGGAATTCGAGTACATGGTTAGGCAGAGACGCATCACCATCGGTCGAAACAGCAGCAAGGGTGAGGTCGACGTCAACATGGGCCACTCCAATTTTATCTCGCGCCGACACCTCGAGATCTTCTACGATCATCCGTTCTTCTTTATGACCTGCAACGGCAAGAACGGCGTCTTCGTCGATGGCGTGTTCCAACGTAAGGGCGCACCTGCCTTTCAATTGCCAAAAACGTAAGTCTCTCATTTctcatcttttcattttaaaaattcgttGTGTTAACCTGTCTTTCCCACGTCCAATCTCCAACGTGCATTTCCAACGTTTAATCGCTTAGGATAGTCTTTCATATCTTTACTGTTTCTTTgcacattttatttcattagaatTCTAATGGTACTGTTTAAGTGGAGTGAATCGATAAGTGTTTTGGCCGATGTAACATTTCACCGGAATTAATAAGACGAATGGCCGTGTTCTATCGGTGGTTTGTAGTAATGATAAAAGATGGAATTGCTTTAGAGTCtttcatttctgttttttttttctgcagcTTCAAGTCAAAGATTTtcatgtattaatattttcttaagtgTTTGTAAATATTGGTAACTGTCAAGATTATGATAAACAAACACATAATAGCATAGTATACTTACCTTTTTGCTATCTTCGAAGCGACAATGTGTTTATtgtgtatgttgtatgtatctttctatatataatattattgtttgtcCTTCATTTCAAAAACAGATACATTTTAAGGTTGGagtaaataagtataaaaactATCTTgcgcgcacacgcacacacacacatacacacacgacAAGCATATCTATAAGTATCGAGCAATGTCACTCGTGTTATTGATATTAGAAGATGTACCTATgcgtaagtaaataatattactatccAACACATGGTAATagtaaaactttttaaattgCAGGTGCACATTTAGATTTCCAAGTACAAATATAAGACTTGTGTTTCAATCCTTGGTGGATGAACAAGAGCAAGGTAATGTACGCGTACCATCTCCTCCCAAACAGAGAGTGCCACTACCGCCtctacgtataaatatacctGATACGGGATATAGTAgtccctttccttctcctaCGGGAACCATAAGTGCTGCTAACTCCTGTCCAGCCAGTCCACGAGCAGGTCAGGgtagaagaaatatttcggCGGATTTACAAATGGTAGCGGCGTATGCTGCGGCGGTCGCAAATGATCCACAGAATTCTGGAATGGAGAGGCACGAGGGAACCCAAAGTTCCAGTAGGCAAATCAGTCCCGAACCTGGGACTGAGCAGCGTTATAGGGGTAGCAGTAGTTCGGGTCCAAACGGTACAACGGCACATTATAGTCCGCCAAAAGATGATTCTAAGCCTCCGTACTCGTATGCTCAACTTATCGTTCAAGCGATAGCATCTGCGCCGGACAAACAGCTCACGTTGTCGGGcatttattcgtatataacaaaaaattatcctTACTATAGAACTGCCGACAAGGGATGGCAGAATTCTATTAGACATAATCTATCATTAAATCGTTACTTTATAAAAGTACCAAGAAGTCAAGAGGAACCTGGTAAAGGTTCTTTCTGGAGGATAGACCCACAGTCCGAAGCAAAGTTAATAG
Above is a window of Vespula vulgaris chromosome 4, iyVesVulg1.1, whole genome shotgun sequence DNA encoding:
- the LOC127063016 gene encoding forkhead box protein K1 isoform X2; the protein is MSTYSRTQESDAWALLALKSAPASPTKMQWNPEAKGAPIARLEGREFEYMVRQRRITIGRNSSKGEVDVNMGHSNFISRRHLEIFYDHPFFFMTCNGKNGVFVDGVFQRKGAPAFQLPKTCTFRFPSTNIRLVFQSLVDEQEQGNVRVPSPPKQRVPLPPLRINIPDTGYSSPFPSPTGTISAANSCPASPRAGQGRRNISADLQMVAAYAAAVANDPQNSGMERHEGTQSSSRQISPEPGTEQRYRGSSSSGPNGTTAHYSPPKDDSKPPYSYAQLIVQAIASAPDKQLTLSGIYSYITKNYPYYRTADKGWQNSIRHNLSLNRYFIKVPRSQEEPGKGSFWRIDPQSEAKLIEQAFRRRRQRGVPCFRAPFGLSSRSAPASPSHVGISGLMTPECLSREGSPGPETYPDNSVPSPAGHLTSQSAPGSPGHPYPPSSQQSHKGRLVQQITVVTNGVSGDAAREGIYTLSIACITYVIYTFVIPMEKFSMSIVEKYLVPGNIVEEHSLSPAGQYSPAPVIVQTTYNYSGSFIGPDAGVGVGKRAHDESDSSPGSPAPLAIVESPEPLEHQQQQQQQPKRQRVHDVDDH
- the LOC127063016 gene encoding forkhead box protein K1 isoform X1, which encodes MQWNPEAKGAPIARLEGREFEYMVRQRRITIGRNSSKGEVDVNMGHSNFISRRHLEIFYDHPFFFMTCNGKNGVFVDGVFQRKGAPAFQLPKTCTFRFPSTNIRLVFQSLVDEQEQGNVRVPSPPKQRVPLPPLRINIPDTGYSSPFPSPTGTISAANSCPASPRAGQGRRNISADLQMVAAYAAAVANDPQNSGMERHEGTQSSSRQISPEPGTEQRYRGSSSSGPNGTTAHYSPPKDDSKPPYSYAQLIVQAIASAPDKQLTLSGIYSYITKNYPYYRTADKGWQNSIRHNLSLNRYFIKVPRSQEEPGKGSFWRIDPQSEAKLIEQAFRRRRQRGVPCFRAPFGLSSRSAPASPSHVGISGLMTPECLSREGSPGPETYPDNSVPSPAGHLTSQSAPGSPGHPYPPSSQQSHKGRLVQQITVVTNGVSGDAAREEKYLVPGNIVEEHSLSPAGQYSPAPVIVQTTYNYSGSFIGPDAGVGVGKRAHDESDSSPGSPAPLAIVESPEPLEHQQQQQQQPKRQRVHDVDDH
- the LOC127063024 gene encoding chitobiosyldiphosphodolichol beta-mannosyltransferase-like, which codes for MNVLYLLCGILLIILIIRRLWINCRKKSKNVCIIVLGDLGRSPRMQYHALSFAKEGFNVDFIGYPGSSPLNEIKDNPRINIYYLPHPPSLENILPTVLHYIVKVLWQSVTLSFILFSKHISSYILIQNPPAIPTIPICWFFSILSEAKFIIDWHNFAHSLMALSLKKDHVIVKIAKFIEIYFGSKSYYNFCVTKAMKEYLQKQWGIEAHVLYDRPASYFKPISLTDKHEFLLELSKKYNIFRGKETNSTLFTESTAENVNLLSVRPGFIISSSSWTEDEDFSILINALQEYESACDEKDAHLSDLLCVITGKGPFKEFYTSIINLKEWKHVTIIMPWLENEEYPKMLASADLGICLHTSSSGLDLPMKVVDMFGCGLPVCAYNFACLSELVKDNENSYVFSNEKELAAQLKSWFLQFPVNESQKKIHKKFQNELLKFQDIRWHDNWTLNEIVLNNRPIIGILSQEISYRLNRTTEGRYKSYIAASYVKFIESAGARVVPIWIGKNETYYRNILEKLNGVLWPGGATYFNNSKGYADAGKKIYRIAEEMNKEGDYFPILGICLGFELLTYVAANNVEHRITCSSQSQALPLNFNTGFKESRLFKNAPSDIIDILEKQNVTINFHSYCVTKKALVRVKLNDIFRIISRNVDRNGVRFISSLEHVNFPFYGLQFHPEKNIYEWIKDKNIPHSFDAIKVSQYFANFFVHEARKNKHRFQNFTEEAKSLIYNYLPSYSGINGSAYEQVYLFPSMFYNSI
- the LOC127063023 gene encoding NHP2-like protein 1, translating into MEEVNPKAYPLADAALTAKILNLVKQAVDYQQLRKGANEAAKTLNRGLSEFIVMAADATPLEILLHLPLLCEDKNVPYVFVRSKQALGRACGVSRPVVACSVTVNEGSQLKPQIQAIQQQIERLLV
- the LOC127063016 gene encoding forkhead box protein K1 isoform X3; this translates as MSTYSRTQESDAWALLALKSAPASPTKMQWNPEAKGAPIARLEGREFEYMVRQRRITIGRNSSKGEVDVNMGHSNFISRRHLEIFYDHPFFFMTCNGKNGVFVDGVFQRKGAPAFQLPKTCTFRFPSTNIRLVFQSLVDEQEQGNVRVPSPPKQRVPLPPLRINIPDTGYSSPFPSPTGTISAANSCPASPRAGQGRRNISADLQMVAAYAAAVANDPQNSGMERHEGTQSSSRQISPEPGTEQRYRGSSSSGPNGTTAHYSPPKDDSKPPYSYAQLIVQAIASAPDKQLTLSGIYSYITKNYPYYRTADKGWQNSIRHNLSLNRYFIKVPRSQEEPGKGSFWRIDPQSEAKLIEQAFRRRRQRGVPCFRAPFGLSSRSAPASPSHVGISGLMTPECLSREGSPGPETYPDNSVPSPAGHLTSQSAPGSPGHPYPPSSQQSHKGRLVQQITVVTNGVSGDAAREEKYLVPGNIVEEHSLSPAGQYSPAPVIVQTTYNYSGSFIGPDAGVGVGKRAHDESDSSPGSPAPLAIVESPEPLEHQQQQQQQPKRQRVHDVDDH